Part of the Octopus sinensis linkage group LG10, ASM634580v1, whole genome shotgun sequence genome is shown below.
ATTTTGTCGACATAGCCAAGGAATCTGTAAGCAGATAATACAAAGATGTTATAAGTTGAAGCAATTAATTCTACAAAACTACCtaaaatactgaataataataatagtaaagttgctaattgatccatcatgtccgtttgattccaggatcataaagaaagaagatgaaaaaaatataatcccttaaaatttgaaattgcaagaacttggaatatgaaaactgtaaaggCTGTGAATATAATAATTGGTGCCTTGGGAAATGTAAGTAAAGATGTaaacaaatggttgaaggagattggaatagaatgtcctgtaGAGTTTCTACAGAAAGCTTGATTCTTAGGGACAGGAAGGATTAACAGGAGGGTTCTAAgaacttgaaagactattgaaagctaatggatacctaaggttacagctAACACCCCACCATCCACATAAATCCAGCCAGGAATAAGACCAAGCTTgagtcaaatcatcatcatcatcatcgtttaacgtctgttctccatgctagcatgggttggacggttcgaccggggatctgggaagccagaaggctgcaccaggctccagtcttatctggcaatgtttctacagctggatgcccttcctaacgccaaccactccgtgagtgtagtgggtgctttttacgtgccaccttactatatatataggcacaaggcctgaaattttggggggaggggttaagtcaattacacccccccccagtgtttcactggtacataatttatcgatcctgaaaggatgaaaggcaaagttgaccttgacggaatttgaaccaagaacaaagcaatggacgaaataccactaagcatttcatccagcgtgctaacgattctaccagttcaccgcctaataataatcctttctactatatatataggcacagggcctggattttgtggggagggtacagtcgatcacatcaaccccagtactacactggtacttaatttatcgaccctgaaaggatgaaaggcaaagtcgacctcagtggaatttgaactcagaagtggcagacaaaataccactaagcattttgcccagtgtgctaatgattctgccagctcaccaccttaataataatcaccatcttcatcttccctgttagcatgggttggacagtttgataggattcAATGCGCTGGaggactgcattgagctccaatgtctgctttggcatggtttctacagccggataaagatgatgatctttgggggaaaaaaacatcCCCAAAACTGCTATTTTGATCCTCTTTGGTAACCTTTAATTCAGATAGCTTTGTAAGCACTACCACAGTAAACAAAACCACTACATAAGCTGTACGTATTGCTTAACCCTCATGTCTACCCCTAGCaatttacttctctctcttttttttttttttttttacttgtctcagtcatctgactgtggccatgctggagcaccgcatttagtcgagcaaatcgacccccaggccttattctttgtaagcctagtacttattctattggtctcttttaccgaactgctaagttaaagggacgtaaacataccagcatcggttgccaagcgatgttggggggacaaacagacacacacacacacacatatacatatatatgatgggcttctttcagtttccgtctaccaaatccactcacaaggctttggttggcccaaggctatagtagaagacacttgcccaaggtgccatgcagtgggactgaacccggaaccatgtggttcgtaagcaagctactaatcacacagccactcctacgcctacaaactatttctttaatacaattctatatttctgaaatgaagaatttatattatgtattctgTTTATATTAGTTAGAATGGTGTTCTCATCATGATTGTTGCTTTCTTTGCATTTCGGCTGTTGTATGCTCCAGTTGCTTCAAGTGTCTTGTGTCAAACTCACTTGTATTGGAATATTGAACCTAATACTGTTCTCATTCCATTCTCTGTGTTTCATGACATTTTTTCAGttcagttgattttttttatgtgaagtcactTTAGCGCCTTGCAtgatattgaactcagaacctctaggtgactATTTCTTTAGTCTTTTCCACTCCCTACAGTTCATTCTGTTGTACtgaatatttcatatttgtatagCTTCTGCTttgtatagtaaaaaaaaaaaaacaaacatacactttACATTATTCCATACTAAAATGGCTTATTTGTCTCTCACTAAAGAAAATGTTGTCATCCCGAAGACATAAAATCTCTATAAATTATCAAAACCACAAAACTACAGAGTTGAGAAACAACTTACGGTTTTCCTTCATGCATTCCTCCAATGGCAAATGTGTTCCACAATGGGTCATATTTTGATCTGCGGTTGTACATGACTCTGGTCAACCATGAAAACAAGCTTCGGGGATTGTAATTGAAGCCATCATCATAACAATTCTCATCATTTCTGAAGAAAacagtgttaataataataataatggtttcaaattttgccataaaggcagcaatttttgggaagggatgagtcgattacatcgaccccagtactcaactggtatttattttattgaccccccaaaaggatgaaaggtaaagatgacctcagtagaatttgaaatcagaatgcagtaatgagcaaaatgctgctaagtgttttgcccagtgtgctaacgattctgccagcttgccaccttaataaaaataatattaataatgataattaattattattatttccactctaggcacaaggctttgaaaattttttggggaaaagggctagtccattacatcgaccctgaaagaacgataggcaaagttgaccgtagcagaatttgaactcagaacatagcaacaaacaaaatactgctaagcatttcacctggcgtgccagcttgccaccctaataataataatcctttctcttaaaggcacaaggccagaaatttttttactcaactggtacttattttatcaacctcaaaagaaaGGCAAtgatgaccttggtggaatttgaactcagaacataaaggacaaaatggtgctaagcatGTCACTcaatatgctaacgattctgccagcttgttttGGTGAGggtaagtcgacctcagcggaatttgaactcagaacttaaagctggacaaaatgtcactaagcattttgcttggcatgctaatgattctacagctTGCTGGCCTTTttaatcatcaccatttaacattcattgtccatgctggcatgggttgggcagtttaacTGGGCTGGctcgctggaaggctgcaccagactcatctgatttggcatggttttctacagctggatgcccttcctaatgacaaccactctgagagtgtaatgggtacttttacataccactggcatgggtgccatttgcacaacaccaggtaataataataatcgtttctacaataggcataaggcctgaatttTTATGGGGAGGAGGCTTGTTGATTACACTGACGCTAGTGCTCAATTGCTACTTACTTCATCAactctgaaggatgaaaggcaaaaatcaacttaGTAGAATCTGAATTCAAACTGTGCAGGATGCTAATATAGCAatcagacacttgcccaaagtgtcacatagtgggattgaacactgaatcatgtggttgggaaggaaatttcttaccacaaagcAAAGCTTGTGCCTATATTGGATTTATAGAAGTTAAGAAATAAATTTGTACacaaaattcatataaatataaagggaatttttcttttcttttgtctacAAGCAAGTTACTTACACACGTTGTTCTATTATAGTTTTCAGATACTGAAAATCAGCCAAATCTCCACCAGCAGCGAGCACTGTAGATTCATTGACTTTCATAACTCGAGAACAGTTCTTGAAGCGAGCCGAGCTACCATAGGAGCCAAGAGTATCAGCGGCAAGTATGATACCATCTTTAACAGCAACACCCAAAACAGATGTTCCAGTGACAATTGGAGACCtgaaaataaaatagtttaaCATTAAAGAAATTCATTAGAATAATGTACAACTGTGTGCATGTCTAAGGGCATTAGAACTGAGACAGGCAGATATTTCAAATTTGCTACATTGACAAATCTTGTTTTGCTTATGAAACATAAAGGCAACCAGTTTGCATTCAAAGAGTTTCACACTTTATCAATTCAGGCATGTCCCAGGGTCTGGTTTTATCACCCCTACTTCCTtcatcattactcttttactggagcaccgcctttagtcgagcaaatcaaccccaggacttattctttgtaagcctagtacttattccatcggtctcttttgccgaaccgctaagttatggggacgtaaacacacgcgatgttgggggggacaaacacacacacatgtatatatacgatgggtgtctttcagtttccgtctaccaaatccactcacaaggctttggttgaccaaggctatagtagaagacacttgcccaagggccacacagtgggactgaacctggtaccatgtggttggtaagcaagctacttaccacacagccactcctgtgccttccattttcatccattttccatgctaacatgggatggatggtttgacaggggctggttaGACAGAAGACTGCATCTGACTTCACTGTCTACTTTAgcattgtttttacagctggatgtccttcctaacatcaaccacctcAGACAGTGGACTGAATgcattttatgtagcaccagcatcagcaaggcctgttttggcatgggttttacagctggacacTCTTCtaaacaccaatcactttacagagtgggctAGATGAACCAGCACTGggagggtcaccaagtaacttgcaaaacaaagaccCTTCGAGACGGAGAGAGGCGAGATTGAAGGAGGTGACCTTGTGCTAAGTGATGAGAGGTTGGAacgtaacatataaatataaataaccttCTTGTCATCATATCCAACAATATGCACTCTTATGTAGATGATACAGCTTTTCATTCTATCCTAACCATTCTTAACCACATATCCCCATGCAATCCAGGTGCAACATGTCAAATTAGTACTGATTTTGAGAAGAGGACTTGAAAGTACCTGCCAGTAGACCATACCAATCTTGTCTCTTCCAACAGCAAAAATTCACAAGCACCTCACTTCTTAAGCATGAGCAGCACTTAACTAGAGCCCTCATAGCCAATTCAAATGTTAGGCTTCACTATCACCAAGAGCCAAGTGAAAACACATCCTTAATATAGCTAGAACTACATCTCAAAAATTGGTCCTTCTCTCCAGAGTCAgacagaaaatacttcagctccAGACAATTGCTGACACTGCAAAGGATAGGAAACATTTTGGCACAGCTTATTTGGCATTGCTGATTTAccactgacttatttgacatttcTTGTTTGAGCCCTCTCTCTGTTGATGTGtcagcatatttttctttatgtgtaTGAGGAGAGGGAAAATGTTGttatgttcaattaataaattgcaacgtctctctctctctctctgtttatgtgtgtgagcatttaATTACATTTGTTTGTGTAACACCACtctgtctgtattttttttatttgtttcagccatactggagcaccaccttgaagtatttAAAGAGTCAATTTATGAGCTGATGAAATCCAAATACAAGATTGAAACAGCTTGACTAACCCCTATTTTGCTGTTCacgaagatatatataaggatacagtACAGTTTAGCATTGAAACAAAGCCCtgataacatcaccatcatttagtgtccattgtctatgctagcatcggttggactGTTGGACCAGGGCTGGCACTGGAAGGcagcaccagaccccagtctgatttggcatgatttgtacggcaggatgcctttcctaacaccaaccactctgagagtgtaatgggcgcttttatgtgccaccagcacgggtaccaTTATCTGTCACagctgcaattttacttggcttgatgggtcttatcaagtatgacataatgccaaaggtctcagtcattgcctctgggaggcccaacacttgaaaagagCTTTCCAGgtgccactggcattggccactttgcctccatgtggcccaatgctagaaaggtgctttttacatgcaacctgCACGTAAAAACAACTCAAGTAATTTATAAATGAGATGTTTAATTATGTTAACAGTAACTTAACCGAAATAGCAAAATGTACTTGGTCATTTGAAAGTCTGGTCATGAATACACTGACCACTTTGTATTGTATCCATTTTGCTGTCCAATTTACAAAGATAtaccactcaaaaaaaaaaaaaaaaaaaagagagcctGAAACAGATTCTACACTTCTTACAGTAACTGAACTTAATGAACCTCTCCTCCTATTAAGTGCTGCAGATGTTGTCAATTTTTAGTTTGCTTGAATTGTGTATAATTTCGCTCTAAATTCATTTGAATAAGCACTTTTGTGTTTaagaacatatttttttctttttacctagcCCCTCAATGTTTTATGTTTTTAGCACATTTTAAAAAGATCTGGCATAATTACACGAGTGTGCCCCTcataactttccagaaaaatgggtatattttaataaaattttctacaaatatactaCAGATGATGTAGATTCCAGTTATAACGAATTTGTTTTGAGAAAGGTTTTTCGAGGGTGGGGAGAGAGGTTTCCTCAAAACggatatttctaatgaaattttctgtaaaataccTTTTATATTATGCTTATtacaattatatcggaatttaatacgaaaaaaaaaaaattggtagacttgcacacatatatgcattctgaCACAtggaaaatgaaacttgaaaaattgtgatgtgtgttggtatgtatgtgtgcgagctcaccattttttttattattcatattaaattccgatataccatctgaaaaatatttgtagaaaatttcatattaaaagtACCCAGTTTTCTAAAaggtatgaggaaacaaagtcaacttTTGTGGATTTTCAGGAATTCCGATCCTCACCctcggaaaaaatttttttcacaaattCTGATATTATAATAATCTGCACCACCTGAaggatatttgtaaaaaaattgcattaaaaaaatattcatttttctggaagttacgaGGAAACAAAGTGAAGGGGGGGGGGCATACTTGTGTAGGAATGTCAATGGTCTTGCATTAgaactgttaaaaatagcagccaaatattacTGGAGCCTTTCTTGTTTCAAAAAAGGACACATAAGATAATGTGATCCTAGATACACTATCGGAATAAATACAGGATGGTCAgtactggaacgtctttgatcataagtttgctcaATTACCGAAACTAAATTCATccatataaaaaagaagaaaccaaaaaaaaaaaaactcgttaAGAAATATTATCCGAATAGTTTACAGTGTACCTATATTTGATAGTAACAATGTACGTTGAGAATTCAATTTAAGAAAGATATGCTTTAATCACTTTCGGAAGCTGATATCTACACATCACAAGCGCTCTTGTGAGTAACTGAAAGCCATAGaatgatttttaataataataataataattaggtgcCTATTTTTGTAGATTACATAGATATGTTGTATACAATGAATATAAACAACGGAAGTAACCCGAACAAATTAACAAATATACGAAGAAAATCGTTATACAGACATACAATGGAATAGTGCTGTGTCACTGACACCGCTTTGAACATACATCAGGAATAATAAGACGGCAGGTAGCAAAGCTAGTAGAAAATACTTACAGGGTTTGTTTAACTGGATTCATCTCTTCAGCGTATGAGGCAGCGTAAGGAGAACGTTGCATCTGCCCGGGACAAAGACCATTTCCCCAAATATCCAGCTTACCGTTAGGAACATTAAAACTGGACAGCGCCATATTCTTTTTAGAAGTTAGCTTTATGCCGCTTACGATGTTGAAAAACACTGAAGAGTTATACTCATTAGTATGAATACCACTAGTCAAGTCAAATGACATTTAAAGTTGTATGAATAGTTTTTAGgatattatttgaaatttatttactaattgctactgatcaatattttaaaataccagtaatattaGTTAACTGAAGTCAGTTAAGTTTGGGAGACACACGAGCCGCTTAAGATATCATTAAATATGATAAACTGTAAGATATTGTACTACTTCCTGTATGTACTTGTTAAATGCACTATTATAATGCTTTCGTTATTGAATACTTTCGTTTCGCCATCTCCTCAAAAAATTCAAAATGCTTTTAGGCCTTAATGATTTATTATGATAAGTATTGCAGTTAAGGTTCACTGCATGCACCACAGAATAAAAGCATTTTCTGTCTGTGATTCAATACATGTTGACTAAAgcgaaaatatttaacaatgaaaatattatgtatgtaatttagtttatcttaaaaataattttatcactttcaaaaataattttcttttttatattaaaaataatttccctCTGTTTTTCGCAACACTAACAGGACCTAACTACTGACACAGCTAAAGAAGGCAATTAACTGTATCTCAAAACTTTCAAGTTTTTATTGAATTGTTCAGTTATCAGTGCGATCACAATAAATATTTGGGGACAAATCATTGTATCTGAATTACAAATTCCCTGCAGTCTCTTCGGTCTCTACAGAGATGACGCTCTGGTCATCTCTAGAGGGGCCAACGGGCACACACTTGATAGGTGTAACGAAGTGGTTATGAGAATGTAACGGTTGTTGTCTATGTTGAAAGCAAAGCTGATAATGTTGACTCTATGAAAGAAAGAAGTTGTAGGTAACATATTTATTTCTCCATTACATATAATTAAAGCCAAACCACGACGGGCAGGTGTGTATAAAAACAGTGGGAAAGCATACGAGGTAACGAGAGTTATATTTTCTTGTAAAAGGGTAGACAGCCTTAGACTTACTCATTCCCTGTCGTTCTAACAGTCGTAACTAAATAGATCAAGTAATGTTGTCGGAAGTGAGCGAGtgagaaagtaagagagtggtGGACGGGACAACTGTATCGTTGGTGAATTCCATAGCTGTCCCTGTATGAAGTTCTGTCGAGACGGTATTTCCAATCAGACAGCCTGCTCTTTGTCGGTTGCTCTCACTAACTCATTTTTTCCTTGGAGAATTCTGGTATTTATAACTATGCAGACTAGCTATAAAGATGGATATACCATTCTGATAATGGTTAAATTAATGTAGGTTACTTATCTATTTCATGGCATTGAAAAGGTTAAGAGACAAGTGGAAAACACATATATCAGCGTTTATCCTTGACAGAACAATAGGTCGTATGGCTAGGGAGAATTTACAGATTCAGTTTCGAATCTCAGGTAGGGACAAGCGAGGTCCCACATAGGCCTAGAAAGAACCTGATTAGTGCCCTAGGCTCAATGGGCTTGAAAATTACTATCAAGACGAACCTCACTATCGTAGACTTCCTAGATGTCACCCTACACTTGGGCTCCGGTACACACAGGCCTTATCGCAAGCCAAACGAGAGGCTGTCCTACATCAACACAGCCTCTGTCACCTTCACTATCATGTTCAAGAATCTAGTGAAAAGTGTCAGCAAGATGATCTCGAATGTATCCTCA
Proteins encoded:
- the LOC115216505 gene encoding proteasome subunit beta type-4; its protein translation is MSFDLTSGIHTNEYNSSVFFNIVSGIKLTSKKNMALSSFNVPNGKLDIWGNGLCPGQMQRSPYAASYAEEMNPVKQTLSPIVTGTSVLGVAVKDGIILAADTLGSYGSSARFKNCSRVMKVNESTVLAAGGDLADFQYLKTIIEQRVNDENCYDDGFNYNPRSLFSWLTRVMYNRRSKYDPLWNTFAIGGMHEGKPFLGYVDKIGIAYTSDTLATGFGAYLARPILREALEKNPDMSMSEAKTLITKAMKILFYRDARSLNKFEIVSVTKDGATIEGPLSAKVDWSIAHLIHGYE